Proteins encoded in a region of the Vicia villosa cultivar HV-30 ecotype Madison, WI unplaced genomic scaffold, Vvil1.0 ctg.000587F_1_1, whole genome shotgun sequence genome:
- the LOC131629652 gene encoding uncharacterized protein LOC131629652: MRNVRLKWEAKGTRPRWIGEDIFPKLIDHWNSDKFKEISEQAKKNRASEVGGCNYAAGSISVAEVARRMREELGRTPLLNELHMETHLKRNGEFIDERAKITQENFDKELAIKLSEHPEIPQQPPGYPVDPNIGFQTWYKVSGGKKKNGRVYCTGGYSKNIKRRSRDFKMRYADGEGSSTPPILTAEMLETVRNLANTEAAQQVAARNLEIEEMKRKQLEMQEEMQRRERELREEMRREFQEEMRRQAQEYQEAMRIANERSQRFDQFFASQNMSGGGFGGTSGYGGADEEEEEQDGGNN; this comes from the exons ATGAGGAATGTTAGACTTAAATGGGAAGCAAAAGGGACACGTCCACGTTGGATAGGAGAAGATATATTCCCAAAGCTTATTGATCATTGGAATTCTGATAAGTTTAAGGAAATATCTGAGCaggcaaagaaaaatagagcatCTGAAGTTGGTGGCTGCAACTACGCAGCGGGAAGTATTAGTGTGGCTGAAGTTGCGCGAAGGATG cgTGAAGAATTAGGCAGAACTCCACTTCTTAATGAGCTCCACATGGAGACTCATCTCAAGAGAAATGGAGAGTTTATTGACGAGCGCGCAAAAATCACTCAA gagaatTTTGATAAAGAACTTGCCATAAAGTTGTCAGAGCATCCTGAAATACCCCAACAACCACCAGGGTATCCTGTTGACCCCAATATTGGTTTTCAGACTTGGTATAAGGTTTCAGgtggaaagaagaaaaatgggaGAGTGTATTGTACTGGAGGGTATTCCAAAAATATCAAGCGGCGTAGTAGAGATTTCAAAATGAGATATGCTGATGGAGAAGGATCATCCACTCCACCTATATTAACCGCCGAAATGCTTGAAACTGTGAGAAACTTGGCAAATACTGAGGCAGCACAACAAGTAGCAGCaagaaatttggaaattgaagagatgaagagaaaacaattagagatgcaggaggaaatgcaaagaagagaaagagaattacGGGAAGAAATGAGGAGAGAATTTCAGGAAGAAATGAGGAGGCAGGCACAGGAATATCAAGAAGCAATGCGAATTGCAAATGAACGGTCACAAAGGTTTGATCAATTTTTTGCTTCACAAAATATGAGTGGTGGTGGATTTGGAGGAACTAGTGGATATGGAGGAGctgatgaagaagaggaggaacaagatggggggaataattaa